One Solanum pennellii chromosome 9, SPENNV200 DNA segment encodes these proteins:
- the LOC107031128 gene encoding chloroplast envelope quinone oxidoreductase homolog — translation MHAVQYESYGSGSAGLKHVEVPVPTPKKDEVLVKVEATSINPFDWKIQKGMLRPLLPTKFPFIPSIDVGGEVVEVGSNVKRFKAGDKVVAMLNALNGGGLAEYAVANESLTVPRLAEVSAAEGAGLIVAGLTALQALVNHSEVKLNGTGPRKNILVTAASGGVGHYAVQLAKLGNTHVTATCGVRNIDLVKSLGADEVLDYNTPEGAALKSPSGQKYDAVIHCTTGIPWSTFEPNLSSSGKVIDITPGVSAMWTFAVKKLTFSKKQLVPLLLIPKKENLELIVGLVKEGKLKTVIDSKFPLSKAEDAWSKSIDGHATGKIIVEP, via the exons ATGCATGCTGTCCAATACGAATCTTATGGCAGCGGCTCCGCTGGATTGAAG CATGTGGAAGTTCCTGTGCCTACTCCGAAGAAGGATGAAGTCTTGGTAAAAGTGGAGGCTACAAGCATAAATCCTTTTGACTGGAAAATTCAGAAGGGCATGCTTCGTCCACTTCTTCCTACCAAGTTTCCTTTTATTCCTT CTATCGACGTGGGAGGAGAGGTTGTAGAGGTAGGATCTAATGTAAAAAGATTCAAGGCTGGTGACAAGGTTGTGGCTATGCTCAATGCCCTG AATGGCGGTGGATTGGCTGAATATGCGGTGGCTAATGAGAGTTTGACTGTTCCAAGACTCGCTGAAGTATCAGCTGCAGAAGGTGCAGGTCTTATTGTTGCAGGTCTTACAGCTCTTCAGGCCCTTGTCAATCATTCTGAGGTTAAGCTCAATGGAACTGGACCCCGGAAGAACATTCTAGTTACGGCTGCCTCAGGTGGTGTTGGTCACTATGCTGTTCAATTGGCAAAACTTGGTAACACTCATGTTACTGCCACCTGTGGAGTGCGCAACATTGATCTTGTGAAGAGCTTAGGAGCAGATGAGGTTCTTGATTACAATACCCCAGAGGGAGCAGCTCTTAAGAGTCCGTCAGGCCAAAAATATGATGCAGTGATTCACTGCACAACAGGCATCCCTTGGTCTACCTTTGAGCCTAATTTAAGTTCAAGCGGAAAGGTGATAGATATAACTCCTGGAGTTAGCGCCATGTGGACCTTTGCGGTAAAGAAATTGACCTTCTCAAAGAAACAGTTGGTGCCACTGCTTCTGATTCCGAAGAAGGAGaatctggaattgattgttgggcTTGTGAAGGAAGGGAAACTGAAAACAGTAATCGACTCAAAATTTCCTCTGAGCAAGGCTGAAGATGCTTGGAGCAAGAGTATTGATGGACATGCCACCGGAAAGATTATTGTGGAGCCATAG
- the LOC107031130 gene encoding chloroplast envelope quinone oxidoreductase homolog yields MAGKIMHAVQYDSYGGGAAALKHVEVPVPTPKKDEVLLKLEAASINPVDWKIQKGMLRPLLPTKFPFIPTTDVGGEVVEVGSNVKSFKAGDKVVAMLNTLNGGGLAEYAVANESLTVPRPAEVSAAEGAGLVIAGLTALQALVNPAEVKLDGTGPRKNILVTAASGGVGHYAVQLAKLGNTHVTATCGARNIDFVKSLGADEVLDYKTPEGAALKSPSGQKYDAVIHCTTGIPWSTFEPNLSSSGKVVDITPGVSAMWTFAVKKLTFSKKQLVPLLLIPKKENLELIVGLVKEGKLKTVVDSRFPLSKAEDAWSKSIDGHATGKIVVEP; encoded by the exons ATGGCTGGGAAGATTATGCATGCTGTTCAATACGACTCTTATGGCGGTGGAGCCGCTGCCTTGAAG CATGTGGAAGTTCCTGTCCCAACTCCAAAGAAGGATGAGGTCTTGCTAAAACTCGAGGCTGCAAGCATAAATCCTGTTGACTGGAAAATTCAGAAGGGCATGCTTCGTCCCCTTCTTCCTACCAAGTTTCCTTTTATTCCTA CTACCGACGTGGGAGGAGAGGTTGTAGAGGTAGGATCTAATGTAAAAAGCTTCAAGGCTGGTGACAAGGTTGTGGCTATGCTCAATACCCTG AATGGAGGTGGATTGGCTGAGTATGCGGTGGCTAATGAGAGTTTGACTGTTCCAAGACCCGCTGAAGTATCAGCTGCAGAAGGTGCAGGTCTTGTTATTGCAGGTCTTACAGCTCTTCAGGCCCTTGTCAATCCTGCTGAGGTTAAGCTCGATGGAACTGGACCCAGGAAGAACATTCTAGTTACGGCTGCTTCGGGTGGTGTCGGTCACTATGCTGTTCAACTGGCAAAACTTGGTAACACCCATGTTACTGCCACCTGTGGAGCGCGCAATATTGATTTTGTGAAGAGCTTAGGAGCAGATGAGGTTCTTGATTACAAGACCCCAGAGGGAGCAGCTCTTAAGAGTCCATCAGGACAAAAGTATGATGCAGTGATTCACTGCACGACAGGCATCCCTTGGTCTACCTTTGAGCCTAATTTAAGTTCGAGTGGAAAGGTGGTCGATATAACTCCTGGAGTTAGTGCCATGTGGACCTTTGCAGTAAAGAAATTAACCTTCTCAAAGAAACAGTTGGTGCCACTGCTTCTGATTCCGAAGAAGGAGAacctggaattgattgttgggcTTGTGAAGGAAGGGAAACTTAAAACCGTGGTCGACTCCAGATTTCCTCTGAGCAAGGCAGAAGATGCTTGGAGCAAGAGTATTGATGGACATGCTACCGGAAAGATTGTTGTGGAGCCATAG